The following are encoded in a window of Gossypium raimondii isolate GPD5lz chromosome 13, ASM2569854v1, whole genome shotgun sequence genomic DNA:
- the LOC105782246 gene encoding dicarboxylate transporter 2.1, chloroplastic isoform X1, whose product MESLALHCSFAAAAATTTTPFSLSPGISLHFRSTPIPKSPPPSIFPPSSSFPALRSPLNSLLFSPLPKRRNPLLFLTRATSQNGKDPPPQTTPPPPPQGAKLLPFLISISIGLIVRFLIPIPVEVTLQAWQLFAIFLSTITGLVLSPLPVGAWAFLGLTTSIVTGTLPFTTAFGAFTNEVIWLIVISFFFARGFVKTGLGDRIATYFVKWLGKSTLGLSYGLTLSEALIAPAMPSTTARAGGVFVPIIKSLSLSAGSRPGDPSSRKLGSYLVQSQFQASTNSSALFLTASAQNLLCLKLAEELGIIILNPWVSWFKAASLPALVSLLLTPLILYKFYPPEIKDTPDAPAMAAKKLEQMGPVTKNEWIMVGTMLLAVTLWVCGDTLGIPSVVAAMIGLSMLLLLGVLDWDDCLSEKSAWDTLAWFAVLVGMAGQLTNLGIVSWMSGCVAKSLQSLSLSWPVAFVVLQASYFLIHYLFASQTGHVGALYSAFLAMHLAAGVPGVLAAMALAYNTNLFGSITHYSSGQAAVYYGAGYIELPDVFKMGFVMAIVNAIVWGGVGTLWWKFLGIY is encoded by the exons ATGGAGAGTTTAGCCCTCCACTGCTCCTTCGCCGCCGCCGCGGCCACCACCACTACTCCTTTCTCACTTAGCCCCGGCATTTCCCTCCATTTCCGCTCTACACCCATACCCAAATCACCCCCGCCGTCCATTTTCCCGCCATCTTCTTCATTCCCCGCCCTCCGATCCCCTCTCAATTCTCTCTTGTTTTCCCCTCTTCCCAAACGAAGAAACCCTTTACTTTTCCTTACCCGTGCCACTTCTCAAAACGGCAAAGACCCACCACCTCAAACAACACCTCCGCCGCCGCCACAAGGAGCTAAACTCCTCCCTTTCCTCATCTCAATTTCAATAGGCCTCATTGTTCGTTTCCTAATCCCCATACCCGTCGAAGTAACACTCCAAGCCTGGCAACTCTTCGCCATCTTTTTATCAACAATCACCGGTCTGGTCTTAAGCCCTTTACCCGTCGGAGCATGGGCATTCTTAGGCCTCACAACTTCCATCGTTACCGGAACGCTGCCGTTCACCACCGCCTTCGGTGCCTTCACCAACGAAGTGATTTGGTTGATCGTTATTTCCTTCTTCTTCGCTCGTGGGTTCGTTAAAACGGGGCTCGGTGATAGGATCGCTACTTATTTCGTCAAATGGTTGGGAAAAAGCACCTTGGGATTGTCTTATGGGTTGACTTTGAGTGAGGCCTTGATTGCACCGGCGATGCCTAGTACTACCGCTAGAGCCGGCGGAGTTTTTGTACCCATCATCAAGTCGTTGTCTCTGTCGGCGGGAAGCCGGCCCGGGGATCCGTCGTCTCGGAAGCTTGGGAGTTACCTGGTTCAATCTCAGTTTCAG GCTTCCACCAACTCCAGTGCTCTTTTCCTTACTGCTTCAGCTCAAAATTTGCTATGCCTCAAATTAGCCGAGGAGCTCGGTATTATCATTTTGAATCCTTGGGTTTCATGGTTCAAAGCTGCTAGTTTACCAGCACTTGTTTCCCTACTGCTAACTCCGCttattttatacaagttttaccCTCCGGAAATCAAAGATACGCCCGATGCCCCGGCAATGGCGGCAAAGAAACTCGAACAGATGGGTCCTGTCACAAAAAATGAATGGATCATGGTTGGAACTATGCTTCTTGCTGTTACTCTATGGGTCTGCGG TGACACTCTTGGCATACCAAGTGTTGTGGCTGCAATGATCGGTTTATCAATGCTCCTTTTGTTAGGAGTGCTTGATTGGGATGACTGCTTAAGCGAAAAGTCAGCATGGGACACACTGGCATGGTTTGCTGTTTTGGTAGGCATGGCAGGCCAATTGACAAACCTCGGGATAGTGAGTTGGATGTCCGGTTGTGTTGCTAAGAGCCTTCAATCTCTTTCTTTAAGCTGGCCTGTGGCATTTGTCGTTCTTCAGGCATCATACTTTCTCATCCATTACCTATTCGCAAGCCAAACCGGTCATGTAGGAGCATTATACTCTGCTTTCCTTGCTATGCACTTGGCGGCTGGAGTACCTGGTGTATTAGCAGCTATGGCTCTCGCTTACAATACCAACCTTTTTGGTTCCATAACACATTATAGCAGCGGTCAGGCAGCCGTCTACTATGGAG CCGGATATATAGAGCTACCAGACGTATTCAAAATGGGTTTTGTAATGGCCATTGTTAATGCCATTGTATGGGGAGGTGTTGGAACCTTATGGTGGAAATTTTTAGGCATCTACTGA
- the LOC105782246 gene encoding dicarboxylate transporter 2.1, chloroplastic isoform X2 yields the protein MESLALHCSFAAAAATTTTPFSLSPGISLHFRSTPIPKSPPPSIFPPSSSFPALRSPLNSLLFSPLPKRRNPLLFLTRATSQNGKDPPPQTTPPPPPQGAKLLPFLISISIGLIVRFLIPIPVEVTLQAWQLFAIFLSTITGLVLSPLPVGAWAFLGLTTSIVTGTLPFTTAFGAFTNEVIWLIVISFFFARGFVKTGLGDRIATYFVKWLGKSTLGLSYGLTLSEALIAPAMPSTTARAGGVFVPIIKSLSLSAGSRPGDPSSRKLGSYLVQSQFQASTNSSALFLTASAQNLLCLKLAEELGIIILNPWVSWFKAASLPALVSLLLTPLILYKFYPPEIKDTPDAPAMAAKKLEQMGPVTKNEWIMVGTMLLAVTLWVCGDTLGIPSVVAAMIGLSMLLLLGVLDWDDCLSEKSAWDTLAWFAVLVGMAGQLTNLGIVSWMSGCVAKSLQSLSLSWPVAFVVLQASYFLIHYLFASQTGHVGALYSAFLAMHLAAGVPGVLAAMALAYNTNLFGSITHYSSGQAAVYYGVFLRFCWFSILTLDSNGG from the exons ATGGAGAGTTTAGCCCTCCACTGCTCCTTCGCCGCCGCCGCGGCCACCACCACTACTCCTTTCTCACTTAGCCCCGGCATTTCCCTCCATTTCCGCTCTACACCCATACCCAAATCACCCCCGCCGTCCATTTTCCCGCCATCTTCTTCATTCCCCGCCCTCCGATCCCCTCTCAATTCTCTCTTGTTTTCCCCTCTTCCCAAACGAAGAAACCCTTTACTTTTCCTTACCCGTGCCACTTCTCAAAACGGCAAAGACCCACCACCTCAAACAACACCTCCGCCGCCGCCACAAGGAGCTAAACTCCTCCCTTTCCTCATCTCAATTTCAATAGGCCTCATTGTTCGTTTCCTAATCCCCATACCCGTCGAAGTAACACTCCAAGCCTGGCAACTCTTCGCCATCTTTTTATCAACAATCACCGGTCTGGTCTTAAGCCCTTTACCCGTCGGAGCATGGGCATTCTTAGGCCTCACAACTTCCATCGTTACCGGAACGCTGCCGTTCACCACCGCCTTCGGTGCCTTCACCAACGAAGTGATTTGGTTGATCGTTATTTCCTTCTTCTTCGCTCGTGGGTTCGTTAAAACGGGGCTCGGTGATAGGATCGCTACTTATTTCGTCAAATGGTTGGGAAAAAGCACCTTGGGATTGTCTTATGGGTTGACTTTGAGTGAGGCCTTGATTGCACCGGCGATGCCTAGTACTACCGCTAGAGCCGGCGGAGTTTTTGTACCCATCATCAAGTCGTTGTCTCTGTCGGCGGGAAGCCGGCCCGGGGATCCGTCGTCTCGGAAGCTTGGGAGTTACCTGGTTCAATCTCAGTTTCAG GCTTCCACCAACTCCAGTGCTCTTTTCCTTACTGCTTCAGCTCAAAATTTGCTATGCCTCAAATTAGCCGAGGAGCTCGGTATTATCATTTTGAATCCTTGGGTTTCATGGTTCAAAGCTGCTAGTTTACCAGCACTTGTTTCCCTACTGCTAACTCCGCttattttatacaagttttaccCTCCGGAAATCAAAGATACGCCCGATGCCCCGGCAATGGCGGCAAAGAAACTCGAACAGATGGGTCCTGTCACAAAAAATGAATGGATCATGGTTGGAACTATGCTTCTTGCTGTTACTCTATGGGTCTGCGG TGACACTCTTGGCATACCAAGTGTTGTGGCTGCAATGATCGGTTTATCAATGCTCCTTTTGTTAGGAGTGCTTGATTGGGATGACTGCTTAAGCGAAAAGTCAGCATGGGACACACTGGCATGGTTTGCTGTTTTGGTAGGCATGGCAGGCCAATTGACAAACCTCGGGATAGTGAGTTGGATGTCCGGTTGTGTTGCTAAGAGCCTTCAATCTCTTTCTTTAAGCTGGCCTGTGGCATTTGTCGTTCTTCAGGCATCATACTTTCTCATCCATTACCTATTCGCAAGCCAAACCGGTCATGTAGGAGCATTATACTCTGCTTTCCTTGCTATGCACTTGGCGGCTGGAGTACCTGGTGTATTAGCAGCTATGGCTCTCGCTTACAATACCAACCTTTTTGGTTCCATAACACATTATAGCAGCGGTCAGGCAGCCGTCTACTATGGAG TGTTTCTGCGATTTTGCTGGTTttctattctgactttggactCCAATGGAGGATGA
- the LOC105782247 gene encoding 14-3-3 protein 6, translated as MATSSPREDNVYMAKLAEQAERYEEMVKFMETVVSAVPSSDELSVEERNLLSVAYKNVIGARRASWRIVSSIEQKEEGRGNADHVSVIREYRAKIEAELSEICAGILKLLDEKLVPAAKTGDSKVFYLKMKGDYHRYLAEFKTGDDRKAAAENTLTAYKSAQEIATSELAPTHPIRLGLALNFSVFYYEILNSPDRACSLAKQAFDEAISELDTLGEDSYKDSTLIMQLLRDNLTLWTSDMQDDATDEIKEAPKREEEKQE; from the exons ATGGCCACCTCTTCCCCACGTGAGGATAATGTCTACATGGCGAAGCTCGCCGAGCAAGCCGAGCGCTACGAGGAGATGGTGAAGTTCATGGAGACCGTCGTCTCCGCCGTCCCCTCCTCCGACGAGCTCTCCGTCGAGGAAAGGAACCTCCTCTCTGTCGCATACAAGAACGTCATCGGCGCCCGACGCGCCTCCTGGAGGATCGTTTCCTCCATCGAGCAGAAGGAGGAAGGACGCGGCAACGCCGACCACGTCTCCGTCATCCGTGAGTACAGGGCCAAGATCGAGGCTGAGTTGTCCGAGATTTGCGCCGGAATCTTGAAGCTCCTCGACGAGAAGCTCGTTCCGGCAGCCAAGACCGGGGATTCCAAGGTCTTTTATCTGAAAATGAAGGGAGATTACCATAGGTACTTGGCTGAGTTCAAGACTGGCGATGACAGGAAAGCCGCTGCCGAGAATACGCTCACGGCGTATAAATCTGCTCAG GAAATTGCAACTTCGGAGCTGGCTCCAACTCATCCTATTCGATTAGGGTTGGCTCTGAACTTCTCTGTCTTCTACTACGAGATCTTGAATTCTCCTGACCGTGCTTGCAGTCTTGCCAAACAG GCTTTTGATGAAGCCATCTCCGAGCTGGATACTCTTGGAGAGGATTCATACAAGGACAGCACTTTGATAATGCAACTCCTTCGTGATAATCTCACCTTATGGACTTCAGATATGCAG GACGATGCAACAGACGAGATCAAAGAAGCTCCCAAACGCGAGGAAGAGAAACAAGAGTGA
- the LOC105781338 gene encoding probable magnesium transporter NIPA3 — protein MGSLSVMSVKALGTALKLTFEGKDQLVYLETWFFMFIVATSVIIQINYLNKALDTFNTAVVSPIYYVMFTSLTIIASVIMFKVSMHLYPLHCLPDSSVVTVKL, from the exons ATGGGATCTCTCTCG GTGATGAGTGTTAAAGCCCTTGGAACCGCACTCAAACTAACCTTTGAGGGAAAGGACCAACTAGTCTACCTGGAGACATGGTTCTTTATGTTCATTGTTGCTACAAGTGTcattatacaaataaattatctcaaCAAG GCCCTTGATACGTTCAACACTGCAGTTGTGTCCCCTATTTATTATGTCATGTTCACATCACTTACAATCATTGCCAGTGTCATTATGTTCAAG GTGAGCATGCACCTCTATCCCCTACATTGTCTACCGGACTCTTCAGTGGTAACCGTGAAACTCTGA